The proteins below come from a single uncultured Carboxylicivirga sp. genomic window:
- a CDS encoding glycoside hydrolase family 43 protein, whose protein sequence is MINKYLTKLSFALFIFLSGCTCNTKDVYLFSYFINGGQDGLHLAYSYDGLQWDKLNNGESLLKPMIGKDRLMRDPSIAQGKDGVFHMVWTTGWWDKGIGYASSTDLINWSEQQYIPVMEHLPTTKNSWAPEVFYDNDEDLFYIIWASTVPELYPEIETLPNEKGLNHRQYYTTTKDFISFAPTQLFFDPGFSVIDAAILKRKSDYLMVVKNEMSAPVEKNLRLTFTKHLKDGFPTEVTKSVSGNSWVEGPTPLQLGDYIYIYFDKYREKKYGAIRSLDGENWEDVSETINLPKGIRHGTAFKTSEDILNKLLSLSNSKE, encoded by the coding sequence ATGATTAATAAGTACTTAACAAAACTCAGTTTTGCTTTATTCATTTTCCTATCGGGCTGTACCTGTAATACCAAAGATGTTTATCTGTTCTCTTACTTCATAAATGGCGGACAAGATGGACTACATCTAGCGTATAGTTATGATGGACTACAATGGGATAAATTAAACAATGGAGAGTCGCTATTAAAGCCAATGATAGGCAAAGATCGCTTAATGCGCGACCCAAGTATTGCGCAAGGAAAAGATGGTGTATTTCATATGGTATGGACTACCGGCTGGTGGGATAAAGGCATTGGTTATGCTTCGTCAACAGACCTTATTAATTGGTCGGAGCAACAATACATTCCCGTTATGGAACATTTACCAACCACTAAAAACAGTTGGGCACCTGAAGTATTTTATGATAATGATGAAGACCTTTTCTACATTATTTGGGCATCAACAGTTCCTGAATTATATCCTGAAATCGAAACTTTACCAAACGAGAAAGGACTAAACCACAGACAATATTATACAACCACCAAAGATTTTATATCATTTGCTCCGACTCAACTTTTCTTCGATCCAGGATTTAGTGTAATTGATGCTGCCATTTTAAAGAGGAAATCAGATTATTTGATGGTTGTTAAAAACGAAATGTCGGCTCCTGTTGAAAAGAATCTTCGTTTAACCTTTACTAAACATCTTAAAGATGGTTTTCCTACAGAAGTTACAAAAAGTGTATCGGGTAATTCGTGGGTTGAAGGGCCTACCCCATTACAATTAGGTGATTATATCTACATTTATTTTGATAAATATCGCGAGAAAAAATATGGAGCTATTCGTTCGCTAGATGGTGAAAATTGGGAAGATGTATCAGAAACAATTAATCTACCTAAAGGTATCCGTCATGGTACAGCCTTTAAAACATCTGAAGATATATTAAATAAACTTCTTAGTTTGAGTAATTCTAAAGAATAA
- a CDS encoding two-component regulator propeller domain-containing protein, translated as MNKIYKSVYNLGVLLLIFLLTKSVRAQETITFSQISTKDGLSQNTVRSLLFDNKGFLWVGTLDGLVRYDGNRFITYKPEPESPLNIPDQRVKSIFEDDNGFIWILTYANTFSCYNSNTETFINFSFDGKSISLPYTHYTQTKDGFIWLWGGNGCVKIGKGASNLPEVLYHSSLSDNKLDDEVVQFLFEDSEENTWIGTEKGLNTINKEFKIQHFFDGDSNGRFVEAVEHAGIIYFLTDKGLIQRYQQNKRAFISSFKSKFEDTFLDLKKLNSNSLIASSLNEELYKIDIETGTFTKNALNQKHHFKGAPQIIEDSRNAIWIYDYSGKVFFYDAIKDRVKELTLIEPDVANVIDDGRYNVLIDEEGIYWITTYGNGLYRYDSDNDFLTNYSYDQKENSPASDYLLSIINDKHGNLWIGSEYAGLIKVVKEKYHAEYVKPEEEGAIGTNNNVRVVYKDTDANIWIGTKNGSLYLYDKDLVNKKVVKKNINPYAVCEDAKGRIWVGTKGNGIYVIDKNTFQQYYHFKANNEINQTISHNSIFDIIKDKDDRIWIASFGGGIDMVEETPKGMMFKHFFNNRENVSYVRCLLQDKEGKIWAGSYDGLISFKYEEILVNPKAFTIYTYNSGHPVGLNCNDIKTIFEDSKGQLWVGTAGGGLNLFDKNSLDRQGAFVKYTKKDGLPSDIVTSIQESKDGTIWAGTENGLAPFDPVTKTFVTYYFSNSTYGNFYGENASLQNDNGELLWGTLDGLLVFDPGDLDAHNKEVPQTILTDLYVFDQRMESEHQNSPLKQSINKVDKVVLSYDQRTFSFFFSCLDLTDPKRNKYSYKMDGFDQFWSKPNNNNWATYKNMPAGTYTFMVKGANADGEWNDEVTTCQVTVQPTFWRSIYAVIIYVLLIALLGLIFIKFLFRINKLNTAVKMEKQVTDYKLRFFTNVSHEFRTPLTLIKGALESINDKKEELPDDVTRHLGLLNRNTQQMSRLIDQLLEFRKLQNNILTLNLEKTDINEYALNVYYEFKEIAFQKSIDYQFEGLQEKWNFYVDRNKLEKILFNLLSNAFKFTPANGSIVFKLEKHEEENRCVISVTDTGIGVPKDKQDMLFSRFKQVNFSPEGTGVGLELVKEFVEAHKGIVHYEANPQGGSVFVVELPTNEELYHDVRYVNSQPLAEDEDKLIKQNEEADIKRPVSPSNSKVLIIDDNYDIREYLSEELKHHFNIELAVDGKDGLEKAINTNPALIICDVKMPEMDGLEVTRRLKDNFETSHIPIILLTAMSSDTIQLQGSECGADAYIMKPFSLKFLLSRIYGLIDQREKLKKRFSVDIDVKIGALSEEKKDQEFYTLINDIVDKHLADASFTVTEFTELAGLSRTIFYKKVKGLTGYSPNELIKIKRMKRAAELLVEKKHTVSEVSWQVGIEDPFYFSKCFKAQFGCAPSKFGTDQMKLVESQSKSE; from the coding sequence ATGAATAAAATCTACAAGAGTGTTTACAATTTAGGGGTATTGTTACTCATTTTTTTACTTACCAAAAGTGTTCGGGCTCAGGAAACAATAACGTTTAGTCAGATCAGTACTAAAGATGGATTGTCTCAGAATACGGTTCGAAGTCTTCTATTTGATAATAAAGGATTTTTGTGGGTCGGTACTCTCGATGGTTTGGTACGTTACGATGGAAATAGATTTATTACTTATAAGCCCGAACCCGAAAGTCCGTTAAATATTCCAGACCAGCGCGTAAAAAGTATCTTTGAAGACGATAATGGTTTTATTTGGATACTTACTTATGCAAATACTTTTAGCTGTTATAACTCCAATACTGAGACATTTATTAATTTTAGTTTTGATGGCAAGTCCATTTCATTACCATATACACACTATACTCAAACTAAGGATGGCTTTATATGGTTATGGGGAGGCAATGGCTGCGTAAAAATAGGAAAGGGAGCAAGTAATTTGCCTGAAGTATTATATCATTCGTCGTTAAGTGATAATAAATTAGATGATGAAGTCGTTCAGTTTTTATTCGAAGACTCGGAAGAAAACACTTGGATTGGTACTGAAAAAGGTTTGAATACAATAAATAAAGAATTTAAAATTCAACATTTCTTCGATGGTGATAGTAACGGTCGTTTTGTGGAAGCTGTAGAGCACGCAGGTATCATTTATTTTTTAACTGATAAGGGATTAATTCAACGGTATCAGCAAAATAAAAGGGCTTTTATCTCTTCCTTTAAAAGTAAATTTGAAGATACATTCCTCGATTTAAAAAAGCTTAATAGTAATTCGTTAATAGCATCCTCGTTAAACGAGGAGTTATATAAAATTGATATTGAAACAGGTACCTTCACTAAAAATGCACTAAACCAAAAACATCATTTTAAAGGTGCTCCGCAAATAATTGAAGATAGTAGAAATGCGATTTGGATTTATGATTATTCTGGCAAAGTATTCTTTTATGATGCTATAAAAGATAGGGTAAAAGAACTTACACTTATTGAGCCCGATGTAGCTAATGTGATAGATGATGGTCGTTACAATGTTTTGATTGATGAAGAAGGGATTTATTGGATAACAACATACGGAAATGGATTGTATCGATATGATTCGGATAATGATTTCCTTACCAACTATTCATATGATCAAAAAGAGAATAGTCCTGCTTCCGATTATCTTTTATCTATTATAAATGATAAACATGGAAATTTATGGATTGGTAGCGAATATGCAGGGCTTATAAAGGTGGTAAAAGAAAAGTATCATGCTGAGTATGTTAAGCCTGAAGAAGAAGGAGCTATTGGTACCAATAATAATGTAAGAGTTGTTTATAAAGATACCGATGCTAATATATGGATTGGTACTAAAAATGGTAGCCTTTATCTGTACGATAAGGATTTAGTGAATAAGAAGGTAGTAAAAAAGAACATTAACCCTTATGCGGTTTGTGAAGATGCCAAAGGACGTATATGGGTGGGAACAAAAGGAAACGGAATTTATGTAATTGATAAAAATACTTTTCAACAATACTATCACTTTAAAGCCAATAATGAAATTAATCAAACCATTAGCCATAACTCTATTTTCGATATCATAAAAGATAAGGATGACAGAATTTGGATAGCCTCTTTTGGTGGTGGAATTGATATGGTGGAAGAAACACCGAAAGGAATGATGTTTAAACATTTTTTCAATAATCGTGAAAATGTTAGTTATGTAAGATGCTTGCTACAAGATAAAGAAGGAAAGATATGGGCAGGTAGTTACGATGGTTTGATCAGCTTTAAATACGAAGAGATTTTAGTGAATCCTAAAGCCTTTACTATTTATACCTATAACTCGGGGCATCCTGTAGGGCTTAATTGTAATGATATCAAAACAATATTTGAAGACAGTAAAGGCCAATTGTGGGTAGGAACTGCTGGTGGTGGTTTAAACCTTTTTGATAAAAATAGTCTCGATCGTCAGGGAGCGTTTGTTAAGTATACCAAAAAAGATGGTTTACCATCTGATATTGTAACATCTATTCAAGAGAGTAAAGATGGTACCATATGGGCCGGAACCGAAAATGGTTTGGCACCATTTGATCCTGTCACAAAAACATTTGTTACTTATTATTTTTCTAATAGTACCTATGGTAATTTTTATGGCGAAAATGCCAGCTTACAAAATGATAATGGAGAGTTATTGTGGGGAACTTTAGACGGTTTGTTGGTTTTTGATCCGGGAGATTTGGATGCTCATAATAAGGAAGTGCCTCAGACCATATTAACAGACCTGTATGTTTTCGATCAACGAATGGAGAGCGAACATCAAAACTCACCACTTAAACAATCTATAAATAAAGTTGATAAAGTGGTGCTAAGTTACGATCAACGCACGTTCTCGTTCTTTTTCTCATGTCTTGATCTTACCGATCCCAAAAGAAATAAATATTCGTATAAGATGGATGGGTTTGATCAGTTTTGGAGTAAACCCAATAATAATAACTGGGCAACCTATAAAAATATGCCTGCAGGTACATATACCTTTATGGTTAAAGGTGCTAATGCCGATGGTGAGTGGAACGATGAAGTTACTACCTGCCAGGTTACAGTTCAGCCAACATTCTGGAGATCGATATATGCCGTTATCATTTATGTGCTGCTTATTGCTTTGCTGGGGTTGATATTCATTAAATTCCTGTTTCGCATTAATAAGTTGAACACTGCGGTAAAAATGGAGAAGCAAGTGACTGATTATAAGTTGCGATTCTTTACTAATGTGTCGCACGAGTTCCGAACTCCTTTAACATTAATAAAAGGAGCTTTAGAAAGTATCAACGATAAAAAAGAAGAACTGCCCGATGATGTTACTCGTCATTTAGGCTTATTAAATCGTAATACGCAACAAATGTCGAGGTTGATCGATCAGCTGTTGGAATTCCGTAAATTGCAGAATAATATATTAACGCTTAATCTTGAAAAGACTGATATTAACGAGTATGCATTAAATGTGTACTACGAGTTTAAAGAGATTGCTTTTCAAAAAAGTATCGATTACCAATTTGAAGGATTACAAGAGAAGTGGAACTTTTATGTGGATAGAAATAAGTTGGAGAAAATTCTTTTTAACCTCTTATCCAATGCCTTTAAGTTTACGCCGGCAAATGGTAGTATTGTATTTAAGCTGGAAAAACACGAAGAAGAAAATCGCTGTGTTATTTCGGTAACCGATACTGGTATTGGTGTGCCAAAAGACAAGCAGGACATGTTGTTTAGTCGATTTAAGCAGGTTAATTTTTCGCCTGAAGGAACAGGTGTTGGTTTAGAGTTGGTGAAGGAGTTTGTGGAAGCACATAAAGGTATAGTCCATTACGAGGCCAATCCTCAAGGTGGTTCGGTGTTTGTAGTTGAATTGCCAACCAATGAAGAGCTGTATCACGATGTTCGTTATGTGAATTCGCAACCATTGGCAGAGGATGAAGATAAGCTGATTAAGCAAAACGAAGAAGCGGATATCAAACGCCCGGTAAGCCCATCGAATTCAAAGGTGCTTATTATTGATGATAATTACGATATAAGAGAATACCTGAGCGAAGAATTAAAGCATCACTTTAATATTGAACTAGCCGTTGATGGTAAAGACGGTTTGGAGAAAGCCATTAACACTAATCCAGCTTTAATTATTTGTGATGTAAAAATGCCTGAGATGGATGGTTTAGAAGTAACCCGACGGTTGAAAGATAATTTCGAAACCAGTCATATCCCAATCATTCTATTAACAGCTATGTCGTCTGATACTATCCAGTTGCAGGGGAGTGAATGTGGTGCCGATGCTTATATTATGAAGCCATTTAGTCTTAAGTTCTTGTTATCGCGTATATATGGATTGATTGATCAGCGCGAGAAGCTGAAGAAACGTTTCTCGGTTGATATTGATGTAAAAATAGGTGCACTTAGTGAAGAGAAGAAAGACCAGGAGTTTTATACTCTTATTAACGACATTGTTGATAAACATTTGGCCGATGCCAGCTTTACAGTTACCGAATTTACCGAATTGGCCGGATTATCACGTACTATCTTTTATAAAAAAGTGAAAGGATTAACGGGTTATTCGCCCAACGAGCTGATTAAAATTAAGCGTATGAAGAGAGCTGCTGAGTTATTGGTAGAGAAAAAGCATACCGTATCCGAAGTGTCCTGGCAGGTCGGTATCGAAGATCCTTTTTACTTTAGTAAATGCTTTAAGGCGCAGTTTGGTTGTGCACCATCTAAGTTTGGAACCGATCAAATGAAATTAGTAGAAAGCCAATCAAAATCTGAATAA
- a CDS encoding choice-of-anchor J domain-containing protein, protein MTKTSTLFLSVAMLASSFTCFGKTAVLEKKDVVFKTTAEAASLPYSETFDSEAALDNWTIQDNNGGSTWRYFQENIAYLLDPTQQADDYLISPVFELSSDKMYRFSYQATTPPNNDVIESFSVVLIDQESNQTVLVDYPTYVDSNPVQKELTINVPESGEYQFAFFVYSQPERFRLEIDNVELVESGNKNAPNSITDLNIEAAENGQLSANISFTVPTLTWAGEDLPEVSKVEIFRGEETDPIYVFSDVLAGDDLQWIDNDPVNGFNTYKVVASNSYGDGPVTEKTIYIGIDTPVGITQPLLEKLGSKARITWTAPTSGINNSFINSDELTYRIVKNGTTEIANGINATMYTDETPNQSEGQAAVYYEVFAKSVAGESVGVSTNTIVFGEPIIAPFKESFANTQATNIPWTSVWVEGDNAAQWSIVDSYFSINANPQDNDGGMILFNSWDTYEGGTSRMVSPAIDISSMSNPVVGFWMFHYDDESGYEDFVKMQVSADNGAYEDVTDPIYMAANSNGWTYYEASLINYKNSGSINLGILGVSGYGYNMLIDNISIYNAVDNDLKVISMEGPKRVNINDEVVYKALIKNAGATATSNYQVVFSSLPGATKTIEGVTIDPDQTLEFEFTVKAGLEDVTTGDDYYNYSAEILFEADEDQANNISEEYHVSVRKPSYPQPQSLDATVNQTEVSLSWLEPEMNPTPVFETVTEDFESYMDFVTHNFGDWTTLDLDGDATLVSPILGEYPNQGKPMAFQVFNSESFAEDEIFEAHSGKKYLVSPASDNVANNNWLISPMLSSKAQDITFWAKQPTELYGNEHMVIWYSTTDKHPDSFIKLSEGDYVSMPYIYWHMYTYSLPEGAKYFAIQSVSEQTLYLAIDDITYENTDVDPEVVQLLGYNIYRDNELLNTELLSEPAFTDEPGDGSYKYKVTAVYDKGESYNSNEVDVTVDVSTAIGDIDRNAVKIYSIEDAVIVKNAVGKDIQLYTVDGRLVGRYAGEYTTNIHCSKGVYLVKVENTVQKVVVR, encoded by the coding sequence ATGACCAAAACTTCTACATTGTTTTTGAGTGTAGCTATGTTAGCAAGCAGTTTTACTTGCTTTGGGAAAACAGCTGTACTAGAAAAAAAAGATGTTGTATTTAAAACAACAGCCGAAGCGGCTTCGCTTCCATATTCCGAAACCTTTGATTCGGAAGCTGCATTAGATAATTGGACTATTCAGGATAACAACGGTGGAAGTACCTGGAGATATTTCCAGGAAAATATTGCTTACCTTTTAGATCCAACACAACAAGCAGACGATTATTTGATTTCTCCTGTTTTTGAATTGAGTTCTGATAAGATGTATCGATTTTCTTACCAGGCAACTACACCTCCTAATAATGACGTAATTGAGAGTTTTAGTGTAGTTCTTATCGATCAGGAATCGAATCAAACAGTTTTAGTCGATTATCCTACTTACGTGGATTCAAATCCGGTTCAAAAAGAACTTACTATTAATGTTCCTGAAAGTGGAGAATATCAATTCGCATTTTTTGTATATAGTCAGCCCGAAAGATTTCGTTTAGAAATTGATAATGTTGAGTTAGTTGAATCTGGTAATAAGAATGCTCCTAATTCGATTACAGATTTGAATATAGAAGCTGCTGAAAATGGACAATTATCTGCAAATATTTCTTTCACTGTTCCTACTTTGACATGGGCCGGTGAAGATTTACCCGAAGTATCGAAAGTTGAAATATTCAGAGGAGAAGAAACTGATCCCATATATGTTTTTAGTGATGTTTTAGCTGGAGATGATTTGCAATGGATAGATAATGATCCTGTTAATGGATTTAATACTTATAAAGTTGTTGCCTCTAATTCTTATGGAGACGGTCCTGTTACTGAAAAAACAATTTATATTGGTATTGATACACCTGTAGGAATTACTCAACCTTTATTAGAAAAATTGGGATCAAAGGCAAGGATTACGTGGACAGCTCCAACATCTGGTATTAACAATTCTTTTATTAATTCGGATGAGCTAACTTATCGAATTGTCAAGAATGGAACAACCGAAATTGCTAATGGCATTAATGCTACAATGTATACTGACGAAACGCCTAACCAATCAGAAGGACAAGCTGCTGTTTATTACGAAGTGTTTGCTAAAAGTGTTGCTGGTGAGAGTGTTGGAGTTAGTACGAATACAATCGTATTTGGAGAACCAATAATTGCACCTTTTAAAGAATCATTTGCAAATACTCAAGCTACTAATATTCCATGGACAAGTGTTTGGGTAGAAGGTGATAATGCTGCTCAATGGAGTATTGTTGATTCTTATTTTTCTATTAATGCTAATCCTCAGGATAATGATGGAGGAATGATTCTTTTTAATTCGTGGGATACTTATGAGGGTGGAACAAGTAGAATGGTATCACCTGCAATTGATATAAGTTCGATGAGTAATCCGGTGGTTGGGTTCTGGATGTTTCATTATGATGACGAAAGTGGTTATGAAGATTTTGTTAAAATGCAAGTTTCAGCCGATAACGGAGCATATGAAGATGTTACAGATCCTATTTACATGGCTGCTAATAGCAACGGATGGACATATTATGAAGCTTCATTGATAAACTACAAAAATTCGGGGAGTATTAATTTGGGTATACTTGGTGTATCAGGTTATGGATATAACATGCTAATTGATAATATTAGTATATACAATGCTGTTGATAATGATCTAAAGGTTATTTCAATGGAAGGACCCAAACGTGTTAATATTAACGATGAGGTTGTTTATAAAGCATTAATTAAAAATGCCGGTGCAACTGCAACATCTAATTATCAGGTTGTTTTTTCATCATTGCCAGGTGCAACTAAAACTATTGAAGGTGTAACGATTGATCCCGATCAAACTCTTGAATTTGAATTTACAGTAAAAGCAGGGCTCGAAGATGTGACTACCGGAGATGACTATTATAATTATTCTGCAGAGATATTGTTTGAAGCAGATGAAGATCAAGCTAATAATATTTCAGAAGAATATCATGTATCTGTCAGAAAACCTTCTTATCCTCAGCCGCAAAGTTTAGATGCTACTGTTAATCAAACAGAGGTTAGTTTGAGTTGGTTGGAACCAGAAATGAACCCAACTCCAGTTTTTGAGACTGTAACTGAAGATTTTGAATCTTATATGGATTTTGTTACTCACAATTTTGGAGATTGGACAACACTTGATTTAGATGGTGATGCTACATTAGTGAGTCCTATTTTAGGTGAATATCCTAATCAAGGAAAGCCAATGGCATTTCAGGTGTTTAATTCAGAATCGTTTGCAGAAGATGAAATATTTGAAGCTCATAGTGGTAAAAAATACTTAGTTAGTCCGGCGTCTGATAATGTAGCTAATAATAATTGGTTAATATCACCAATGTTGTCATCAAAGGCGCAGGATATTACTTTTTGGGCAAAACAACCAACCGAGTTATATGGAAATGAACATATGGTTATCTGGTATTCAACTACCGATAAGCACCCAGATAGTTTTATTAAATTATCGGAAGGAGACTATGTTAGCATGCCATACATTTACTGGCATATGTACACATACTCATTACCAGAAGGAGCAAAATATTTTGCTATTCAATCTGTTTCTGAGCAAACACTTTATCTAGCTATTGACGATATAACCTATGAAAATACAGATGTTGATCCTGAAGTTGTTCAATTGTTGGGATACAATATTTACAGAGACAATGAATTGCTGAACACTGAATTGTTATCAGAACCTGCATTTACTGATGAGCCTGGAGATGGTTCTTATAAATATAAGGTAACAGCTGTTTACGATAAAGGTGAATCTTATAACTCAAATGAGGTTGATGTAACCGTTGATGTTAGTACTGCGATTGGAGATATCGATAGAAATGCTGTTAAGATATATTCAATTGAAGATGCTGTTATTGTTAAAAATGCAGTAGGTAAGGATATTCAATTGTATACAGTAGATGGTCGATTAGTTGGTCGTTATGCTGGAGAATATACTACAAATATTCATTGCAGTAAGGGTGTTTACCTTGTGAAGGTTGAAAATACTGTGCAAAAAGTAGTAGTGCGTTAG